The genomic segment GATCAGTCTGTTGTGGATGTCGGCGACGTGCGGCTCGCGTATCGGACCTGGGGTGACCCGTTCGGCTCGCCGGTCGTCCTGCTGCACGGCCTCGGAGGGTCCGCCGCGAGCTGGGAGGCCACCGGAAGCCTGCTGGGCGAGGAGTGGCGGGTGTACGCGATCGATCTGCGCGGGCACGGGGAGAGCGACTGGCCCGACGAGTACTCCGTCGAGCTGATGCGGGACGACGTCATGGGCTTCCTGGACGAGTGCGAGCTCGACCGGGTCGGGCTCGTGGGACACGCGATGGGCGGTGTGGTCGCGCGTCTGCTGGCCCAGGAGCACTCGGACCGGGTGGAGCGGCTGGTGCTGGTGGAGACCCCGCCGCCGTTCGCCTCGGAGAGCGCGCCGGCCGCGGAGCCCGAGGGGCCGGCGGACCATGACGAGGCCGTCGTCCGCGCGATCCGGGCCCAGTTGGCCGATCCCGATCCGGAGTGGGCGGACGGGCTGGGGGAGATCGTCGCACCCACGATGATCGTTTCCGGCGGTCCGCAGAGCACCATGCCGCAGGAGTACGTCCAGGACATGGCGGCCCTGATCCCGGACTGCCGGACGATCACCGTCCCGGGCGGCCACGACGTGCACGAGACCCGGCCGGACCAGGTCGCCCGGGAGATCACCGAGTTCTTCACCAGCTGACCGGCCCCCGGGCCCAGGAGAACACGTACGGCGGGTGCGGCTCCCCGGCGGGGCGCCGCACCCGCCGCGCGTCTCCCGCCGGTCCTGCCCGCGTTCCTTCCCCGGCGCACACCGGCACAATGCGGAAGGTTCCGCTCCCTCCTCTTGTCGTGGACCCGTCGGCCGTGCCATACAGGTCTGGACCATTGCTGACGGACGGAAGGCAAGACTGTGCAACGCCCCCACGGACACATCGCGTTGGCATGTTCCGCCGCCCTGCTCATCGCGGCCCTCTCGGCATGCGGTCAGGACGAGACGAAGGACACGGAGAAACCGACGGCCCCGAGCGGGGTGACGGCCCAGGCGAGCAGTGCCACCTCCGTGCACGTCATGTGGGAGAAGTCCTCCGACAACAAGGCGGTCACCGGCTACGAGATCTACCGCGCAGGCAAGAAGGTCAAGTCGGTCGCCGCGGTCCGGCAGATGATCGACGTGGACGGGCTCGCCGCCTCGACCGCCTACACCTTCACCGTGCGGGCCCGCGACGCCGCGGGGAACCTCTCCGAACCCAGCGCCACCGTGCCCGTCACCACCCCCGCTCCCACCCCCGCCGACCACGAGGCGCCGACCACCCCCACGAAGCTGCGCGCCAAGGCGGACGGCAGCCGGGCGGCGCACCTCTCCTGGGGCGGCTCCACGGACGACATCGGCGTCACCTCGTACGACATCTACCAGGAGGACTCGCGCATCCACAGCGTGCCCGGCACACAGACCACGGCGCACCTCACCGGTCTGCGGCCCGGCACCGTCTACACCTTCACCGTGCGGGCCCGTGACGCCGCCGACACCTCGTCGGCCGACAGCAACGCCGTCGACCTGACCACCGCGTCCGCCCCCGGCGCCCCGGCCAGCACCGCCCCCACCGATCTGCGCGCCACGACCAGCACCCAGGGCAAGGAGTACGCGGTCGACCTGTCGTGGCAGCAGCCCGAGACGGGCGGTGAGATATCCGCGTATGAGCTCTATCTGAACGGCCGGCTGACCACCACGATCGTCTGGGGCGCGCAGCCTCCCGCGGGCCGCGCGACCTATCAGCTCACCACCGGCGACCCGGCGGGCACCCGCTACTGGGTGAAGCTCCGGGCCAAACTGCCGGACGGGAAGTGGGGCGACTTCTCCGCCCAGCGGACGGTGGTGCTGGGCCACTGAGGGCCGCGCGGGCGGGGGTGCGGGCCGTCGCGCCCTGTGATCCGTTGATCCCGGGGACCTCATGCCGGACCGCGGGCACCGGGCGCCGGACGTGACGAGGAGACGGGGCGCGGGCGGCTGATCCAGGCGGGAAGCCGCCGGGCGGGCGCGTTCCGCTCACCTTCCCCGGCGCGCCGGCCGTCCGCTGAACCTCTGGGTGCCGACGACGGCGGTCTCGGACGGCGGGGTGGCACTGGCGAAGGTCGGCCGCGGCACGCGTCTGCGGTGCGTCCCACCGCTGTTGGCGATTCTCGCCGTGCTGATCAGTGGGTTCGTGGCGGTCGGGACCGTCCTCGTCCGACGGCTGAGGGGACCCGTCGCCCGCTGTGTGCGCCCGCGAACGGGCGCGTGTCCGCCGGGCGAGGACATGGCGGACGAACCACGACCGGAACGGTGCGTTGCCGGTCTCGGCCAATTGGTCTGTACCTCTTGACGTAGTGGTCCAGACCTCTTAGCTTCCCCTGTGCTCCATGGCACAGGCACAGGCATCACGGCACCAGGCACCAAGGCATCAAGGACGCCCCAGGACGTCCTGCTCCCCCCTCAGGACCGGTATCGGTCCCTGCCCGCCAAGGGAGAACCATGTTCACGCACATGCCACTGAGAAGGAGATCGGCGACCGCCCTGATCGCCGCTCTCGGTCTTCTGCTCGCCCTGCTGTCGCTCCAGGCACCCGCCGCGCACGCGGCGGGCAAGCTGACGGCCACCTTCACCAGCGCCGACAACGGCCCCTGGTGGAAAGGGACGTTCGTCATCCGTAACGACGGCGACGCCGCGGTCACCGGCTGGTCCCTCGAATTCGACCTCCCCTCCGGGGTGAAGATCGACTCCTCCTACAACGGGACTGTCACCACCCAGGGCAGTCACATCACCGCGGTCAACGCCCACTACAACGGCACGGTCGCGGCGCACAGCACGACCGAGCCGTACAGCTACTGGTTCGTCGCCACCGGTCCGATCACCGCGCCGACCGGCTGCCGCATCAACGGCGACAAGTGCGACGGTTCCGCGGACGTGCCGCCGACGGCGCCCTCGGGGCTGAAGCAGACCGACGTCACGGCCCGCACCGCCACGCTCTCCTGGACGGCGGGATCGGCGGGCGACTTCCCGGTCGCCTCGTACGAAGTCCTCGCGGGCGGCAAGGTGGTGGGCAACGCGACCGCGACGACCACCACGACCGTCACCGGACTGACCCCCGCCACCGACTACTCCTTCACGGTCCGGGCCAAGGACACCCGGGGCAACGTCTCCGCCGAGAGCGCCCCGCTGACCGTCAAGACCGTCGACCCGGCGAGCGACACCTCCCCGCCGACCGCGCCGGGGAACCTGCGTTCCACCGCCGTCGACTCCAGCAGCGTCACCCTGGCCTGGACGGCCGCCACGGACAACCAGCGGGTCGCCGCGTACGACGTCTACCGCGGCGGAACCCTCGCCACGACCGTCTCGGGCACGACCACCACCGCCACGATCGGCGGCCTGTCGCCCTCGACCCCGTACACCTTCACCGTGAAGGCCCGTGACCCCGCGGACAACGCGTCCCCCGCGAGCAACGCCCTCACCGTGAAGACCGGCGACATCGTCGGCGCGGGCAAGTACGCCAAGGTCGGCTACTTCGTCCAGTGGGGCATCTACGGCCGCCAGTACTTCGTCAAGAACCTCCACGACTCCGGCGCCGCGGCGAAGCTGAACGTCATCAACTACTCCTTCGAGAACATCGACCCGAACAACCTCACCTGCATGAACGGCGTCACCAAGGGCACCACCGCCGATCCGGAGGACCCCGAACAGGGCACCGGCGCCGGTGACGCCGACGCCGACTACGCCCGTCCGTTCAGCGCCTCCCAGTCCGTGGACGGCGTCGCGGACGACGGCTGGGGCAAGCTGCGCGGCAACTTCAACCAGCTGAAGAAGCTCAAGAAGCTGCACCCCGACCTGAAGATCGTCGTCTCGCTCGGCGGCTGGACGTACTCGAAGTACTTCTCCGACGTGGCGGCCACCGACGCCGCCCGGAAGAAGTTCGTCTCCTCCTGTGTCGACATGTACCTCAAGGGCAACCTCCCCGACTACAACGGAGCGGGCGGACCCGGCACCGCGGCCGGCATCTTCGACGGCTTCGACATCGACTGGGAGTGGCCGGGCAGCGACACCGGGCACCCCGGCAACCACTGGTCCACCAACGACCGGGACAACCTGACCCTGCTGCTCGCCGAGTTCCGCAAGCAGATGGACGCCCTGGGCGGCGAACACCGCCTCCTCACCGCGTTCACCCCGGCCGACCCGCAGAAGGTCACCGAGGGCTGGGACCTGGCCAAGGTCTTCAACTCCCTCGACGTCGCCAACGTCCAGGGATACGACTTCCACGGCTCCGGCAGCGACAACTCCTGGGAACCGAACCGCACCGGCCACCAGGCCAACCTCTACGCGGACGCCCAGGACCCGTACAACTTCCACTTCAGCGCCGACGCGGCCATCAAGGCCTACACGGACGCGGGAGTCGAACCGCGCAAGCTGACCCTCGGCATCCCGTTCTACGGACGCGGCTGGCAGAACGTCGTCGACGGCGGAGCCGCAGGCGAATGGCAGACGGCGGGCGGCGCGGCCCCCGGCCAGTTCGCGGAGGAAGCGGGCACCCGTGGTTACTCCAACCTCATCGGCGCGTATCCGACGATGG from the Streptomyces sp. AM 4-1-1 genome contains:
- a CDS encoding fibronectin type III domain-containing protein; its protein translation is MQRPHGHIALACSAALLIAALSACGQDETKDTEKPTAPSGVTAQASSATSVHVMWEKSSDNKAVTGYEIYRAGKKVKSVAAVRQMIDVDGLAASTAYTFTVRARDAAGNLSEPSATVPVTTPAPTPADHEAPTTPTKLRAKADGSRAAHLSWGGSTDDIGVTSYDIYQEDSRIHSVPGTQTTAHLTGLRPGTVYTFTVRARDAADTSSADSNAVDLTTASAPGAPASTAPTDLRATTSTQGKEYAVDLSWQQPETGGEISAYELYLNGRLTTTIVWGAQPPAGRATYQLTTGDPAGTRYWVKLRAKLPDGKWGDFSAQRTVVLGH
- a CDS encoding glycosyl hydrolase family 18 protein, with the protein product MFTHMPLRRRSATALIAALGLLLALLSLQAPAAHAAGKLTATFTSADNGPWWKGTFVIRNDGDAAVTGWSLEFDLPSGVKIDSSYNGTVTTQGSHITAVNAHYNGTVAAHSTTEPYSYWFVATGPITAPTGCRINGDKCDGSADVPPTAPSGLKQTDVTARTATLSWTAGSAGDFPVASYEVLAGGKVVGNATATTTTTVTGLTPATDYSFTVRAKDTRGNVSAESAPLTVKTVDPASDTSPPTAPGNLRSTAVDSSSVTLAWTAATDNQRVAAYDVYRGGTLATTVSGTTTTATIGGLSPSTPYTFTVKARDPADNASPASNALTVKTGDIVGAGKYAKVGYFVQWGIYGRQYFVKNLHDSGAAAKLNVINYSFENIDPNNLTCMNGVTKGTTADPEDPEQGTGAGDADADYARPFSASQSVDGVADDGWGKLRGNFNQLKKLKKLHPDLKIVVSLGGWTYSKYFSDVAATDAARKKFVSSCVDMYLKGNLPDYNGAGGPGTAAGIFDGFDIDWEWPGSDTGHPGNHWSTNDRDNLTLLLAEFRKQMDALGGEHRLLTAFTPADPQKVTEGWDLAKVFNSLDVANVQGYDFHGSGSDNSWEPNRTGHQANLYADAQDPYNFHFSADAAIKAYTDAGVEPRKLTLGIPFYGRGWQNVVDGGAAGEWQTAGGAAPGQFAEEAGTRGYSNLIGAYPTMAVHHDEQSIATYGYTGNQWWSFDDAWSIGKKTSYVKDKGLLGVMIWEMSGDTTQGTLMNALETGLK
- a CDS encoding alpha/beta hydrolase, coding for MEDQSVVDVGDVRLAYRTWGDPFGSPVVLLHGLGGSAASWEATGSLLGEEWRVYAIDLRGHGESDWPDEYSVELMRDDVMGFLDECELDRVGLVGHAMGGVVARLLAQEHSDRVERLVLVETPPPFASESAPAAEPEGPADHDEAVVRAIRAQLADPDPEWADGLGEIVAPTMIVSGGPQSTMPQEYVQDMAALIPDCRTITVPGGHDVHETRPDQVAREITEFFTS